One stretch of Priestia megaterium DNA includes these proteins:
- the ssuD gene encoding FMNH2-dependent alkanesulfonate monooxygenase: MNILWFFPTAGDGHYLGTTEGSRTSDIHYLKQIAHGLDYLGYDGALLPTGSNCEDSWVIASALASVTNRLKFLIALRPGVMSPTLSARMASTFDQMSNGRLMLNIVTGGDPVEQATYGNYLTHDKRYELTDEFLTIWRDVMEGKKVDYKGEHVDVTGAYIPSPPVQKPYPPLYFGGSSPAGKEVGAKHADVYLLWGEPPAVIKAKIDEMKEKASNEGRDIRFGIRLHVIVRESEDEAWESADKLIKHVNDDTIKAFQDKFASFDSTAQKTQSSLHSGTKDRGALEIAPNLWAGIGLAREGAGNALVGSPEIVAERLKEYKELGIDTFILSGYPHLEEAYTFAELVFPHIQKERSKR, encoded by the coding sequence ATGAACATCTTATGGTTTTTCCCTACAGCAGGCGACGGACATTATCTAGGCACAACCGAAGGAAGCAGAACAAGTGACATTCACTACTTAAAGCAAATCGCACATGGGCTGGATTATCTAGGATATGACGGTGCTTTGTTGCCTACTGGTTCAAATTGTGAAGATTCATGGGTGATTGCATCGGCACTTGCTTCCGTTACGAATCGACTGAAGTTTTTAATTGCACTTCGCCCGGGTGTAATGTCTCCAACACTTTCAGCACGGATGGCTTCGACATTCGATCAAATGTCAAACGGCCGACTTATGTTAAATATTGTGACGGGAGGAGATCCCGTGGAGCAAGCAACGTACGGTAACTATTTAACCCACGATAAACGCTACGAGTTAACAGATGAATTTTTAACGATTTGGCGAGATGTAATGGAAGGAAAAAAAGTAGATTATAAAGGAGAACATGTTGATGTAACAGGCGCGTACATTCCATCTCCTCCTGTTCAAAAACCGTATCCTCCGCTGTACTTTGGCGGATCTTCTCCAGCAGGAAAAGAAGTAGGAGCAAAGCATGCAGATGTATATTTGTTATGGGGAGAGCCGCCCGCAGTGATTAAAGCAAAAATTGATGAGATGAAAGAAAAAGCTTCAAACGAAGGTAGGGACATTCGCTTTGGTATTCGCCTGCACGTTATTGTTAGAGAATCGGAAGACGAAGCGTGGGAATCTGCGGATAAATTAATTAAACATGTTAATGATGATACGATCAAAGCGTTTCAAGATAAGTTTGCGTCATTTGACTCTACTGCCCAAAAAACACAGTCAAGTTTGCACAGCGGCACAAAAGATCGAGGTGCACTAGAGATTGCTCCGAATCTATGGGCTGGAATTGGCTTAGCACGAGAAGGAGCTGGAAACGCTCTTGTTGGAAGTCCTGAAATTGTAGCGGAGCGTTTAAAAGAGTACAAAGAGCTAGGAATTGATACGTTTATTTTATCAGGCTACCCGCATCTAGAAGAAGCATATACGTTTGCTGAGCTAGTATTTCCACATATTCAAAAAGAACGAAGCAAGAGATAA
- a CDS encoding PLD nuclease N-terminal domain-containing protein yields the protein MKDINWLLIAPILLLQLLLMIPALISCIKQEETNGPKWLWGLIILCVSTVGPVLYFVLGRKKQ from the coding sequence ATGAAGGACATTAACTGGTTGTTAATTGCTCCAATTCTATTATTACAATTGCTTTTAATGATTCCAGCATTGATAAGCTGCATAAAGCAAGAAGAGACAAACGGACCAAAATGGTTATGGGGACTCATCATTTTATGTGTAAGTACAGTTGGCCCCGTTTTATATTTTGTTTTAGGACGTAAAAAACAGTGA
- the sigY gene encoding RNA polymerase sigma factor SigY: MEQDDFILVQKALQGDDDAFSLLFQRYHSFLYKYLLKLTLDEDLCSELCQEAMMKCYVNLSSYKNEAKFSTWMISIASRLYMDYLRKQKREKSSLQRIKQSLSHQLQWKAKYKGVEWSEMFSDFNELDSRFRIPVLLRHYYGYTYDEIAHMLNMRAGTVKSRVNKGVNILRKEWKE; this comes from the coding sequence TTGGAACAAGATGATTTCATCCTTGTCCAAAAAGCATTACAAGGTGATGATGATGCCTTTTCATTATTATTTCAGCGCTATCATTCATTTTTATATAAATACCTTTTAAAGCTGACATTAGATGAGGACTTATGCAGTGAATTGTGTCAGGAAGCAATGATGAAATGTTACGTGAATCTTTCTTCATACAAAAATGAAGCAAAGTTTTCGACTTGGATGATATCCATTGCTTCAAGACTGTACATGGATTATTTGCGTAAGCAAAAACGTGAAAAAAGCAGCCTTCAGCGAATAAAGCAGTCTTTATCGCACCAGCTTCAGTGGAAAGCTAAATACAAAGGAGTGGAATGGAGCGAGATGTTTTCCGATTTTAATGAACTCGATTCGCGCTTTCGAATTCCTGTCTTGCTTCGACATTATTATGGATATACGTATGATGAGATTGCCCATATGCTGAATATGCGAGCAGGAACGGTTAAATCAAGAGTAAATAAAGGAGTAAACATACTGAGAAAGGAGTGGAAAGAATGA
- a CDS encoding DUF1033 family protein, translated as MTDKWRVHKIKSDCEPWLFLEGWEKDIIETIEFEKKEEALRYYAMMIYEFHQKYASVRSDELALFSFWNEGEKEFCEACDDDLQIFHGVLFAKNDEVYSLEEDEEGLKMLRTK; from the coding sequence ATGACAGATAAATGGAGAGTTCATAAAATAAAAAGTGATTGTGAACCTTGGCTGTTTTTAGAAGGCTGGGAAAAAGATATTATTGAAACCATTGAATTTGAAAAAAAAGAAGAAGCGCTTCGCTACTATGCGATGATGATTTATGAATTTCATCAAAAATACGCAAGCGTGCGAAGCGATGAACTAGCGCTCTTTAGCTTTTGGAACGAAGGCGAAAAAGAATTTTGTGAGGCCTGTGATGATGATCTTCAAATCTTCCACGGTGTTTTATTCGCTAAAAACGACGAAGTCTATTCATTAGAAGAAGATGAAGAAGGATTAAAAATGCTTCGTACTAAATAA
- the corA gene encoding magnesium/cobalt transporter CorA, with protein MIRTLALTNDHKLVKNIQLDQIHDPSIQYYWIDFNCPSEEEALLLQSSFHFHPLAIEDCFHFLQRPKLDYYEGYSFFVLHSLNRQTLEAEEVDLFIGENYMVTFHFHQSAAIDKVWEKLLHTPSIHEKGISYLAYSVMDKVVDEYFPTVYQIEDELNDIENIDAKKSISVLMEDVFKLRSDLLKIRRTILPMRDLLYRVINSERLDVHPEQKRYFKDVYDHLLKLADMIESNREMTSDMRDNYLSLNSNRMNSIMMTLTVISSIFIPLTFIVGVYGMNFENMPELKWHYGYFFVLGFMGLITLGLILWFKRKGWFNADKE; from the coding sequence ATGATACGAACGTTAGCTCTTACGAACGATCACAAACTTGTGAAAAATATACAATTAGATCAGATTCACGATCCCTCTATTCAGTACTATTGGATTGACTTTAACTGTCCTTCTGAAGAAGAAGCGCTGCTGCTTCAATCATCCTTTCACTTTCATCCGTTAGCGATTGAAGATTGCTTTCATTTTCTGCAGCGTCCAAAACTCGATTATTATGAAGGATACAGTTTTTTTGTCCTTCATTCGTTAAATCGTCAAACGTTAGAAGCTGAAGAAGTTGACCTTTTTATCGGCGAAAATTATATGGTTACTTTTCATTTTCACCAGTCAGCTGCAATTGATAAAGTATGGGAAAAACTGCTTCATACGCCTTCGATTCATGAAAAAGGGATAAGCTATCTTGCGTATTCTGTGATGGATAAAGTGGTAGATGAATATTTTCCCACTGTATATCAAATTGAAGATGAGCTGAATGATATAGAAAACATAGATGCAAAAAAATCCATTTCTGTTTTAATGGAAGATGTATTCAAACTTCGAAGTGATTTGCTAAAAATCAGAAGAACCATTTTGCCTATGCGCGATTTATTGTACCGTGTTATAAATTCTGAACGCCTAGATGTTCATCCTGAACAAAAAAGGTATTTTAAAGATGTCTATGACCACTTATTAAAATTAGCCGATATGATTGAATCAAATCGGGAAATGACGTCTGATATGCGCGATAATTATCTTTCCCTTAATTCAAACCGGATGAATTCAATCATGATGACACTGACCGTTATTTCATCTATCTTTATTCCCCTTACCTTTATCGTTGGCGTATACGGAATGAATTTTGAAAATATGCCTGAGCTAAAGTGGCACTATGGCTATTTCTTTGTGCTTGGCTTCATGGGACTGATAACGCTGGGGTTAATTCTATGGTTCAAGCGAAAAGGCTGGTTTAATGCTGATAAAGAGTAG
- a CDS encoding lipid II flippase Amj family protein, protein MMEKLLIICVFVGIIHMIETLAYSVRLAGLKTRKLVVALSLFNIIVIVSRTANMVQAPLTGKLGDAVQSKEDLPVLLHQLQTILLAASIGTIAGALLIPSFVSIFSRMISHLEVAGSVPKMMKNIASIHTLEKAKKHVKRPRWIMLSQLRIGGVPKRLLLLNLMATTIYTVGVLSTLYASTLEPTLSKSILMSSGLINGLAMITLAVFVDPQVAILTEKVMKGESTKQSMNKMVGTLVISRLCGTVCAQILLVPAALYIAWICKLIP, encoded by the coding sequence ATGATGGAAAAATTACTTATTATTTGTGTGTTTGTAGGAATTATTCACATGATTGAAACACTAGCCTACTCTGTGAGACTTGCGGGCTTGAAAACTCGGAAGCTAGTCGTGGCCCTATCTCTTTTTAATATTATTGTCATTGTTTCAAGAACAGCTAACATGGTGCAAGCTCCGCTGACCGGCAAATTAGGAGATGCGGTCCAGTCTAAAGAAGATTTACCCGTTCTACTTCATCAGCTTCAAACTATCTTGCTCGCGGCTTCTATTGGGACAATCGCAGGAGCTCTTTTAATTCCTAGCTTTGTATCAATCTTCTCCCGAATGATTTCACACTTAGAAGTAGCGGGATCTGTACCAAAAATGATGAAAAACATTGCTTCCATACATACGCTGGAAAAAGCAAAAAAACACGTGAAGCGTCCTAGGTGGATTATGCTGTCTCAGCTGCGAATAGGAGGAGTGCCCAAGCGGTTGCTTCTTTTGAATTTAATGGCTACGACCATTTATACAGTAGGTGTTCTTTCCACTCTTTATGCTTCTACGCTCGAGCCTACTCTTTCTAAATCAATTCTGATGTCTTCTGGTCTTATTAACGGACTAGCGATGATTACCCTTGCTGTATTTGTAGATCCGCAAGTAGCCATTTTAACTGAAAAGGTAATGAAAGGTGAATCCACTAAGCAATCTATGAACAAAATGGTTGGTACACTCGTCATCTCTCGTTTGTGCGGGACAGTATGTGCCCAGATTCTCTTAGTCCCCGCTGCTCTTTATATTGCATGGATTTGCAAATTAATCCCTTAG
- a CDS encoding DUF6501 family protein has protein sequence MIHLEWNDRPTIKQVKCIHTDAKKFVVENVLTAGKTYDVKNETEEFYFVVDNTGQVGGFYKEYFEG, from the coding sequence ATGATTCATTTAGAATGGAACGATCGTCCAACAATTAAACAAGTAAAATGCATACATACAGATGCGAAAAAATTCGTGGTTGAAAATGTATTAACAGCAGGAAAAACATATGATGTGAAAAACGAAACAGAAGAGTTTTATTTTGTTGTTGATAACACTGGCCAAGTCGGCGGCTTTTATAAAGAATACTTTGAAGGCTAA
- a CDS encoding polyamine aminopropyltransferase — MDIKGKHLLMDAFECDEVILNDPSLLRRILIEAALDAEMEVLHCYFHQFTPQGITGILVLATSHLSIHTWPEENYASLDFYTCGDKEIIEIGYALLKQLASKKAVVYSISRGIQHAETPTKNRQHAESTRLLNHGDDSDHVSLQQILSGQHDILFHQKNRIQDIQLIKASDIRMYLDEQLQFSSLDEHAYHEALVHPIFAASLSPRRILILGGGDGLALREVLKYKEVKEIDLVEIDADVVNAAMNVEELKKLNQRSFEDSRVTVHIQDAVDYLSLNSACYDIIIIDFPDPTNKKISALYTKEFYALLQRSLSRSGLVVCQSNSPRDTPIVFWSINKTMKASQFYTLSYHTIIPSFGDWGFHIGSKTPLAAPILSTDVSSTTLPSDFTKLMRFSPHSLSKKQFAVVNSAEHLVLHKIFKKEGLYL, encoded by the coding sequence GTGGATATTAAAGGCAAACACTTGCTAATGGATGCGTTCGAATGCGATGAAGTGATATTAAATGACCCCTCACTTTTAAGGAGAATTCTTATTGAAGCTGCACTAGATGCAGAGATGGAAGTTTTGCACTGTTATTTTCACCAGTTTACGCCCCAAGGCATAACAGGCATTCTCGTATTAGCTACCTCTCACTTGTCTATTCATACGTGGCCGGAGGAAAACTACGCTTCATTAGATTTTTATACGTGCGGAGACAAAGAAATAATTGAAATTGGTTATGCATTGCTGAAGCAATTAGCTTCAAAAAAAGCTGTTGTGTATTCGATTTCTCGCGGAATTCAACACGCCGAAACTCCAACAAAAAATCGTCAGCATGCTGAAAGTACTCGTCTTCTCAATCATGGAGATGACTCAGATCACGTTAGTCTACAGCAGATCTTATCAGGCCAGCATGACATTTTGTTTCATCAAAAAAACCGTATTCAAGATATTCAGCTGATTAAAGCATCTGATATTCGAATGTATTTGGATGAACAGCTGCAATTTAGTTCATTGGATGAACATGCGTACCATGAAGCTCTTGTACACCCTATCTTTGCAGCTTCCTTAAGTCCTCGCCGCATTCTTATTCTAGGCGGTGGAGATGGTTTAGCTTTACGAGAAGTCCTTAAATATAAAGAAGTTAAAGAAATAGACCTTGTGGAAATAGATGCTGACGTTGTAAATGCTGCGATGAATGTAGAAGAATTAAAGAAGTTAAATCAACGCTCATTTGAAGATTCTCGTGTCACCGTTCATATTCAAGATGCTGTTGACTACCTCTCTTTGAATTCAGCGTGTTATGATATCATCATTATTGACTTTCCTGATCCTACTAACAAAAAAATAAGTGCTCTTTATACAAAAGAATTTTACGCACTTCTCCAACGTTCACTATCGCGCAGCGGCTTGGTCGTATGTCAGTCAAATTCTCCTAGAGACACACCTATCGTTTTTTGGAGCATTAATAAGACGATGAAAGCTTCTCAGTTTTATACGTTGAGCTACCACACCATTATTCCCTCTTTTGGAGATTGGGGGTTTCACATCGGCTCGAAAACACCTTTGGCTGCCCCTATACTCTCTACTGATGTTTCATCTACTACGCTGCCATCAGACTTTACTAAGTTAATGCGTTTTTCTCCCCATTCTCTTTCTAAAAAACAGTTTGCAGTTGTGAACTCTGCTGAGCACTTGGTTCTGCATAAAATATTTAAAAAAGAAGGCTTATATTTGTAA
- a CDS encoding alpha/beta hydrolase — translation MERYDVIQGAESFYYKGSDIGILVSHGFMGTPQSMEYIGKELAKKGFTVYGLRLTGHGTHYYDIEQTTYEEWKQDFLNGYQRLKQECRHVFILGQSMGGTLTFHTASQGLDLDGVIAINPAMTSIPSMEPYRSRHTPRYLKEDHPDIKDSNVHEITYDKVPVRSMRELLSLMDETKERLSYVTCPALVLTSTVDNVVPPENSAYILKHIQSAEKRQHMLRNSYHVASMDFDKDTIVAQTAQFVQATVAKKKVHERIF, via the coding sequence ATGGAACGTTATGACGTAATTCAAGGCGCAGAATCTTTTTATTATAAAGGCAGCGACATTGGTATACTTGTTTCTCATGGATTTATGGGGACTCCTCAAAGTATGGAATATATCGGAAAAGAATTAGCTAAAAAAGGTTTTACTGTGTACGGTTTGCGACTAACGGGACATGGTACTCACTACTATGATATTGAACAAACAACGTACGAGGAATGGAAGCAAGACTTTTTAAATGGGTATCAGCGTTTGAAGCAAGAATGCCGTCATGTATTTATCTTGGGTCAGTCCATGGGGGGCACTCTCACCTTTCATACAGCAAGCCAAGGATTAGACCTTGACGGAGTTATTGCAATCAATCCGGCTATGACATCCATTCCATCAATGGAGCCTTATCGCTCTCGTCATACGCCTCGTTATTTAAAAGAAGATCATCCTGATATTAAAGATTCAAACGTACATGAAATTACGTACGACAAAGTACCAGTGCGCTCCATGCGTGAGCTGCTTTCTTTAATGGATGAAACGAAAGAACGCTTATCTTATGTAACATGCCCGGCTTTAGTACTGACATCAACCGTTGATAACGTAGTACCACCTGAGAATTCAGCTTATATCTTAAAACATATTCAATCAGCAGAAAAAAGACAGCATATGCTTCGAAACTCTTACCATGTTGCGTCGATGGATTTTGATAAAGACACAATTGTTGCACAAACGGCGCAGTTTGTACAAGCAACAGTTGCCAAAAAAAAAGTGCATGAGCGAATTTTTTAA
- a CDS encoding spore germination protein, protein MPIVINHVVIPNVTGGVVTFGDTYYVSPKSNSKTAQGSGSSNTGICVNTNSGLSNTNTLDPDGSDQNGFGNG, encoded by the coding sequence ATGCCAATTGTTATTAATCATGTAGTGATTCCAAACGTTACAGGAGGAGTCGTTACGTTTGGCGACACGTACTATGTTTCTCCAAAAAGTAACAGTAAAACTGCACAAGGTTCAGGATCTTCAAATACAGGAATTTGTGTAAATACAAATTCAGGACTTTCTAATACAAATACGCTCGATCCGGATGGTTCTGACCAAAACGGCTTCGGAAACGGCTAA
- a CDS encoding polysaccharide deacetylase family protein: MRKISVFVILLLTVIFPSPAFSQVKVPVLIYHSIDAYTGHGEKELYVTPENFEKQLLYLKKQGYTPLTFEKWQELKHVKKPIFITFDDGYKNNLTILPIFQRAASPQFHPAATIFVISDFIGRPNRLSPADLKKFVDSGFFSIQSHTATHPDLTKTKNLSYELADSKRKIEAITSQPVIALAYPYGKVNSRVVEETKKNYTFGLSTIPKFFTESGQKNENYLIPRLYVTYSTTIEDFAKLLKER, from the coding sequence ATGAGAAAAATTTCGGTTTTTGTTATCTTATTGCTAACTGTTATTTTCCCTTCCCCCGCTTTTAGCCAAGTGAAAGTGCCTGTCCTGATTTACCATTCTATTGATGCCTACACAGGCCACGGGGAAAAAGAACTGTATGTGACGCCTGAAAATTTTGAGAAACAACTTCTTTATCTTAAAAAGCAAGGATATACGCCGCTAACATTTGAAAAATGGCAGGAACTAAAGCATGTGAAAAAACCTATATTTATTACATTTGACGATGGATATAAAAATAATCTTACTATCTTGCCTATTTTTCAAAGAGCAGCCAGCCCTCAATTTCATCCAGCGGCTACAATTTTTGTGATTTCAGATTTTATCGGCCGTCCTAACCGTTTGTCGCCAGCGGATTTAAAAAAATTTGTTGATTCAGGATTTTTTTCCATTCAGTCTCATACCGCTACTCATCCGGATTTAACTAAGACGAAAAATTTATCCTATGAGCTAGCTGATTCAAAACGAAAAATTGAAGCCATCACGAGCCAGCCCGTTATTGCTCTTGCTTACCCTTATGGAAAGGTCAATAGCCGTGTAGTGGAAGAAACAAAAAAGAATTATACATTTGGTCTTTCAACGATTCCAAAATTTTTCACTGAGAGCGGACAAAAGAATGAAAACTATCTTATTCCCCGTCTGTACGTCACGTATTCTACAACGATTGAAGATTTTGCTAAGCTATTAAAAGAAAGATAG
- a CDS encoding ABC transporter permease, with translation MNTFGVLFKKELHELFANGKGIWLPISLILLGITQPLTNYYMPQIIDMAGNLPKGAIIQLPTPTGQEVMQGVLSQYSTIGTLLIVLASMNMISNERQNHAAVLVMMRPVSVIQYIMSKWAAQIVLVIGSMFISYVAAWYYTNLLFSHVDWTHMLVSFLLYSLWLIFILSVLVAAGTFLLQSGGIAGVSILIIALLSFLSTLFTNQLKWSPAALSQYAARLLEQLHWSQSVTYTVVVTLMSSFFLLIAAVHRYKKVEYV, from the coding sequence ATGAACACATTTGGAGTCTTATTTAAGAAGGAACTGCATGAATTATTTGCGAACGGCAAAGGAATTTGGCTGCCAATCTCTCTAATTTTACTAGGCATCACACAGCCTTTAACGAATTATTATATGCCACAAATCATTGACATGGCAGGGAATTTACCGAAAGGAGCAATTATTCAACTTCCTACGCCCACCGGTCAAGAAGTAATGCAAGGTGTCCTTTCACAATATAGCACAATAGGAACCTTACTGATTGTACTAGCAAGCATGAATATGATTTCAAATGAACGACAAAATCATGCTGCTGTACTTGTTATGATGAGACCGGTGAGCGTCATTCAATACATTATGAGTAAATGGGCCGCGCAAATCGTACTGGTTATTGGCTCAATGTTTATAAGCTATGTAGCAGCGTGGTATTATACAAATCTTTTATTTTCACATGTGGATTGGACTCATATGCTAGTTAGCTTTCTTTTATACAGCCTGTGGCTGATTTTTATCTTGTCCGTTTTAGTGGCAGCAGGAACATTTCTTTTACAAAGCGGAGGGATTGCTGGAGTAAGCATTTTGATTATTGCGTTACTTTCATTTTTGAGTACTTTGTTTACGAATCAATTAAAGTGGAGTCCTGCAGCGCTGTCACAATACGCCGCTCGTCTGCTTGAACAATTGCACTGGTCACAAAGTGTCACCTATACCGTAGTTGTTACGTTAATGAGCAGTTTTTTTCTTTTAATCGCTGCTGTTCATAGATACAAAAAAGTGGAATATGTATAA
- a CDS encoding YiaA/YiaB family inner membrane protein, with amino-acid sequence MKKRNTAAFTFLAWTAFITALLAMFIGIYTLDASLPVKGYYAVGTLYLTMSAFVLQKTIRDNEEDTAHDRKYDKAEEEL; translated from the coding sequence ATGAAAAAGCGTAATACAGCAGCTTTTACATTTTTAGCATGGACAGCTTTTATTACAGCACTATTAGCTATGTTTATAGGAATTTATACCTTAGATGCATCATTACCGGTAAAAGGTTATTATGCCGTTGGAACATTATACTTAACGATGTCTGCTTTTGTGCTCCAAAAAACCATTCGTGATAACGAAGAAGATACGGCGCACGATCGCAAATATGACAAAGCAGAAGAAGAATTGTAG
- a CDS encoding ABC transporter ATP-binding protein, with protein MFMQVERLTKTYRNITVVNNLSFNLDKGKCAALLGPNGAGKTTTLHMIAGLTAPNKGKISFEDKQHQDVRSFIGFLPQHPTFFNWMTPQQYLTFLGLLSNISKNVLSQRIDEVLETVGLKGKEKQKIAGFSGGMKQRLGLAQALLHKPELLILDEPVSALDPEGRKDVLMIIETLKKDTTILFSTHILHDAEQICDNIIMIKNGRMKWNGTKSSLRQEFTSPAFTIETEERLPPSLSSLPSEQVLFHSPYKATVGVKDTSQQQQLLQLLVDQQANLVLFERKKHSLEDVYLEVMNK; from the coding sequence ATGTTTATGCAAGTAGAAAGACTGACAAAAACGTATCGTAATATAACCGTTGTGAATAACCTTTCATTTAATCTCGATAAAGGAAAATGTGCAGCATTGTTAGGCCCTAATGGTGCAGGTAAGACGACTACTCTGCATATGATCGCAGGTCTTACTGCACCTAATAAAGGAAAAATTTCTTTTGAAGATAAACAACATCAAGACGTACGATCATTTATTGGCTTTCTGCCACAGCATCCTACGTTTTTTAATTGGATGACGCCTCAGCAGTATTTAACTTTTTTAGGTCTTTTATCTAACATTTCAAAAAATGTGCTTTCTCAACGAATAGATGAAGTACTTGAAACTGTAGGTTTAAAAGGAAAGGAAAAGCAGAAAATTGCTGGCTTTTCTGGAGGAATGAAACAACGTTTGGGCTTGGCGCAAGCCTTGTTACATAAACCTGAACTGCTAATTCTAGATGAACCGGTTTCGGCTTTGGATCCTGAAGGCAGAAAAGATGTCCTAATGATTATCGAAACATTAAAAAAAGATACGACCATCCTTTTTTCAACTCACATTTTGCATGATGCAGAACAAATATGCGATAACATTATCATGATTAAAAACGGACGTATGAAATGGAATGGAACAAAGAGTTCGCTGCGCCAAGAGTTTACGTCTCCTGCTTTTACGATTGAAACAGAAGAAAGGCTCCCTCCATCTCTTAGCAGTCTGCCAAGTGAACAGGTGCTGTTTCATTCTCCTTATAAAGCCACTGTAGGTGTAAAAGATACATCTCAGCAGCAGCAACTGCTTCAACTGCTTGTTGATCAACAAGCAAACCTTGTTTTATTTGAACGAAAAAAGCATTCTCTCGAAGATGTGTATCTAGAGGTGATGAACAAATGA
- a CDS encoding YxlC family protein, protein MREENDNQSLHSLKKDWEQLESLASHERISLHVIQEQLLIQKQKQKKAFRKELCLFTLTAIVILTVMATAILQIPTLFIAIEVIGIIVAPISFIVFHYKRKKEMFL, encoded by the coding sequence ATGAGAGAAGAAAATGACAATCAGTCCTTACATTCTTTAAAAAAAGATTGGGAGCAGCTAGAGAGTTTAGCAAGTCATGAACGTATTTCTCTTCATGTAATTCAAGAACAACTTCTCATTCAAAAACAAAAGCAGAAAAAAGCTTTCCGGAAAGAGTTATGCTTATTTACATTAACAGCAATTGTTATTTTAACGGTAATGGCAACTGCTATTTTACAAATACCTACCTTATTTATCGCCATTGAAGTAATTGGGATCATTGTTGCTCCTATTTCCTTTATCGTTTTTCACTATAAACGAAAAAAGGAGATGTTTTTATAA
- a CDS encoding STAS domain-containing protein, protein MIVVARMERGIVLDKNEALRMFFLKHADQLTEEWYESIEDNDPESVYASTHPEVISVLKDQNNEFHLYIADVFIKSEKEFFDSFETWILKIAEDGEHVRTPIHYIIREFFRVRKQYLTYLNQFVEEYEKDITQEELDEWNELIVRVFDITVYKFVEEHHQHSKRLLEAHKELINELSSPVIPLSDHIAILPLVGDIDTARARRILENTLTRCAEQQVNHLYIDISGVVIVDTMVAHQIFQLIDALKLIGVESTISGVRPEIAITASHLGLSFENISTKSTLANAMASRMRK, encoded by the coding sequence ATGATAGTAGTAGCTCGTATGGAAAGGGGAATCGTTTTGGATAAAAATGAAGCACTTCGAATGTTTTTTTTAAAACATGCAGATCAACTGACGGAAGAATGGTATGAAAGCATTGAAGACAATGACCCAGAATCGGTTTATGCATCTACTCATCCGGAAGTCATTTCAGTATTAAAAGATCAAAATAATGAATTTCATTTATACATAGCCGATGTATTTATAAAAAGTGAAAAAGAATTTTTTGATTCATTTGAAACGTGGATTTTAAAGATTGCGGAAGACGGAGAGCATGTAAGAACGCCTATTCATTATATTATTCGAGAATTTTTCCGAGTTAGAAAACAGTATTTAACGTATTTAAATCAATTTGTAGAAGAGTACGAGAAAGATATTACGCAAGAAGAACTAGACGAATGGAACGAATTGATTGTACGCGTGTTTGATATCACCGTTTATAAATTTGTAGAAGAGCACCATCAGCATTCAAAGCGGTTGCTTGAAGCACACAAAGAGCTGATTAATGAGCTGAGCTCGCCAGTTATTCCATTAAGCGATCATATTGCGATTCTTCCGCTTGTTGGGGATATCGACACAGCAAGAGCGCGCCGAATTTTAGAAAATACGTTAACTCGCTGCGCTGAACAGCAAGTGAATCACCTTTATATTGATATTTCAGGAGTGGTTATTGTTGATACGATGGTTGCTCATCAGATTTTCCAGCTGATTGATGCATTAAAATTAATAGGCGTAGAATCAACTATCTCTGGGGTACGTCCTGAAATCGCGATTACCGCTTCTCATTTAGGTTTATCGTTTGAAAATATATCAACAAAATCAACCCTTGCTAATGCGATGGCTTCACGTATGAGGAAATAA